Below is a window of Salinibacter grassmerensis DNA.
CTCCGTCGTGACGACTAATAATCTCGTTCACGAGGTAGAGCCCCAACCCCAGCGACACCTCTCCGTCTGTAGGCTGCTGGCCAAGGCGTTGAAACGGCTTGAACAGTCGATCCAGGTCGTCTTCTTGGAGTCCAGGCCCGCTGTCGGACACGGCAAAACGCACCTCCTCCTCGGTCTTCTGAACCTGCACGTCGACCGTCTCGCCGTGAGGCGAGTACTTGAGCGCGTTGTTCACAATGTTCTTCATGGCCTCCAGGAGTCGTACCTTGTCCCCAATGACCATGGCGTCGTCGGCAAACTCGGCCCGGCGCAGCGTCTGATCCTTGTACTCGGCGTGGGGCTGGAAGCTTTCGACCACCTGCTCGGCCAGGGCCGAAACGTCGACCGGCGCGAAAGAAAAATCATCGGCAAGGACCGGCGGGGAGGAAAAGTCCAGATCGTCAAGGTAACTGGAGGCCTCCTTCGCCGACGTGTAGATCAACTCAATTTTGCGCTTGGTATCACTGGAGAACTGCTGATCGTTCTCAAGCAGAATATCGGACAGACGCTCGATGGCCAGAATGGGGTTCTTCAACTCGTGCAGTACGGCGGAGAGCTGTCTCGAATCGTTACTCATCGCACTCCCTGAAATTGGAAACCGTCAATGTCTACAGCCTACGCGGGCCTCTCGCCGTACCCCAGATACCTTGATGGGGAAACGACAAAAAAACAACAGTCATGCGCTTCTGCTCGTCGAACGAGCGCCGGACGTCCGCCCACAACTATGTCCGAAAACAATGTGCCACAAATGCCTGCACGGGCCGATATGAGTATTTCTTGTGGGAAGCCACCCTCTGAGCCGAACAGCTTCTAAAGCTTCGCCCGCTCGACATTCCTGAACGGGTCTCTGGCGGCTCGGCAAGCCCTTCAGGCGCTCAAAGGCTCTTGTATGGCAGGCCATATATGATTCTGATGTAAAGTACCGTGTAAACTTTTCGATTTCAAGGTACGGGTTTTCGGATAATACCTCCTTAACCGGTCCGGAATTGATGTCCATCACGGGTGTGAGGGGAACGTTCTCGACCCGGCCGGGCATGCATCGGGTCGGATTGCCCGCCTCTAGAAGACGGACGAGAACTTTTAAACGCTCATTGGTCGTTCACGACGGCCCAGTATAACTCTGTGCTCTTCTGGCGCAGGTCATTAAGGGTTCCGTCATTCTCGAGCACGTGGTCGGCCCGTCCGCGAAGTTCGTCCTGGGAGAGCTGATGCTGCATGCGGGCCCGGACCTGCCCCGGAGACACGTCGTCGCGGGCCGTCACCCATGTGATGCGGTCGGCCTCCGGGGCCACAACGGCGGCCGTAACGTCGACATGCTCATCGCCACCCGCCTCGAAGAGAAGTGCTGCCTCGTGGACGAGCAGGGACACCTCCTCGTCTATCGCCCGCTCCTTTGCCGCCTCGAACGCGTCGAAGACATGGGGGTGGACGATGGCGTTCAGTTGCTCTACGCGCCCGGCATCTCCGAAGACCTGCTCGGCGAGGTACTCTCGGTTCAGGGCATCATCTTCACGGTAGGCCTCGGCCCCAAATTCATCGACGATGGCGGCCCGCACGCCGGCATCCTCGCGCATGAGCCGCTTCGCCTCAATATCGGCGTAGAAAA
It encodes the following:
- a CDS encoding sensor histidine kinase; protein product: MSNDSRQLSAVLHELKNPILAIERLSDILLENDQQFSSDTKRKIELIYTSAKEASSYLDDLDFSSPPVLADDFSFAPVDVSALAEQVVESFQPHAEYKDQTLRRAEFADDAMVIGDKVRLLEAMKNIVNNALKYSPHGETVDVQVQKTEEEVRFAVSDSGPGLQEDDLDRLFKPFQRLGQQPTDGEVSLGLGLYLVNEIISRHDGEVDVETEQERGSTFTLILPAASVSANHS
- the coaE gene encoding dephospho-CoA kinase (Dephospho-CoA kinase (CoaE) performs the final step in coenzyme A biosynthesis.), whose protein sequence is MTTLGVTGGIGSGKTTVCGFLEEKGARVFYADIEAKRLMREDAGVRAAIVDEFGAEAYREDDALNREYLAEQVFGDAGRVEQLNAIVHPHVFDAFEAAKERAIDEEVSLLVHEAALLFEAGGDEHVDVTAAVVAPEADRITWVTARDDVSPGQVRARMQHQLSQDELRGRADHVLENDGTLNDLRQKSTELYWAVVNDQ